From the Periophthalmus magnuspinnatus isolate fPerMag1 chromosome 1, fPerMag1.2.pri, whole genome shotgun sequence genome, one window contains:
- the chchd10 gene encoding coiled-coil-helix-coiled-coil-helix domain-containing protein 10, mitochondrial: MPRGSRSRPSVPAPASPPPSHHTPAPSHPPTSSLAPAPASSQGPGLMAQMATTAAGVAVGSAVGHVMGSAITGAFSGGSSSSSTTTEPARPTYQEPPRPAPAQPGPCHFEVKQFLDCATTQSDLSLCEGFSEALKQCKFSYGVTSLV, translated from the exons ATGCCGAGAGGAAGCCGTAGCCGTCcttctgtccctgctcctgcgAG cccTCCTCCGTCTCACCACACACCAGCCCCTTCTCATCCCCCTACCTCCTCCCTGGCTCCAGCTCCAGCTTCGTCCCAGGGCCCCGGTCTCATGGCCCAAATGGCAACCACTGCTGCTGGGGTCGCAGTTGGGTCCGCCGTGGGGCACGTGATGGGAAGTGCCATCACTGGAGCCTTCAGcggaggcagcagcagcagcagcactacCACTGAGCCAGCCCGACCAACATACCAG GAGCCACCACGGCCGGCCCCTGCTCAACCTGGGCCCTGCCACTTTGAGGTGAAGCAGTTTTTGGACTGTGCCACAACTCAGAGCGACCTGAGTCTGTGCGAAGGCTTCAGCGAGGCACTCAAACAGTGCAAGTTCTCTTACG GTGTGACTTCTTTGGTTTGA
- the LOC117374358 gene encoding D-dopachrome decarboxylase-A-like isoform X2 — MPFLDLQSNLPASSFSEDFLKKLVSVTAAALGKPEDRMHVVVHPGLPMIIKGSCAPCAILSVSAIGATDSAEKNKDHSAKIFSFLTSELNLTEDRIGIMFNALQPHQVGKKGTVMSFL; from the exons ATGCCTTTCCTTGACCTCCAGAGTAACCTGCCAGCGAGCAGCTTTTCTGAAGACTTTCTGAAGAAGCTTGTGTCTGTGACTGCGGCCGCTTTGGGGAAACCAGAAGAC CGCATGCATGTGGTGGTGCATCCTGGTCTTCCCATGATAATAAAAGGATCCTGCGCCCCTTGTGCCATCCTCTCTGTGTCAGCCATTGGAGCCACAGACTCTGCAGAGAAGAACAAGGACCACAGCGCAAAGATCTTCAGCTTCCTCACCAGCGAACTCAACCTCACTGAAGACAG GATTGGGATCATGTTCAACGCTCTACAGCCCCATCAAGTGGGCAAGAAGGGAACTGTCATGAGCTTTTTGTAA
- the LOC117374706 gene encoding D-dopachrome decarboxylase-A-like — MPFLDLQSNLPASSFSEDFLKKLVSVTAAALGKPEDRMHVVVHPGLPMIIKGSCAPCAILSVSAIGATDSAEKNKDHSAKIFSFLTSELNLTEDRIGIMFNALQPHQVGTKGTVMSFL, encoded by the exons ATGCCTTTCCTTGACCTCCAGAGTAACCTGCCTGCGAGCAGCTTTTCTGAAGACTTTCTGAAGAAGCTTGTGTCTGTGACTGCGGCCGCTTTGGGGAAACCAGAAGAC CGCATGCATGTGGTGGTGCATCCTGGTCTTCCCATGATAATAAAAGGATCCTGCGCCCCTTGTGCCATCCTCTCTGTGTCAGCCATTGGAGCCACAGACTCTGCAGAGAAGAACAAGGACCACAGCGCAAAGATCTTCAGCTTCCTCACCAGCGAACTCAACCTCACTGAAGACAG gaTTGGGATCATGTTCAACGCTCTACAGCCCCATCAAGTGGGCACGAAGGGAACTGTCATGAGCTTTTTGTAA
- the LOC117374358 gene encoding D-dopachrome decarboxylase-A-like isoform X1: protein MRPGPWDEAGAGAREESNLPASSFSEDFLKKLVSVTAAALGKPEDRMHVVVHPGLPMIIKGSCAPCAILSVSAIGATDSAEKNKDHSAKIFSFLTSELNLTEDRIGIMFNALQPHQVGKKGTVMSFL from the exons ATGAGACCGGGGCCCTGGGACGAAGCTGGAGCTGGAGCCAGGGAGGAG AGTAACCTGCCAGCGAGCAGCTTTTCTGAAGACTTTCTGAAGAAGCTTGTGTCTGTGACTGCGGCCGCTTTGGGGAAACCAGAAGAC CGCATGCATGTGGTGGTGCATCCTGGTCTTCCCATGATAATAAAAGGATCCTGCGCCCCTTGTGCCATCCTCTCTGTGTCAGCCATTGGAGCCACAGACTCTGCAGAGAAGAACAAGGACCACAGCGCAAAGATCTTCAGCTTCCTCACCAGCGAACTCAACCTCACTGAAGACAG GATTGGGATCATGTTCAACGCTCTACAGCCCCATCAAGTGGGCAAGAAGGGAACTGTCATGAGCTTTTTGTAA
- the LOC117369688 gene encoding zinc finger protein 180-like, which produces MMAADCVGFQAQIASIVEILANSAVAEICKLVEDGYAALRSQMEQEREESEKENDALRQKLRQMDAKVRSYERKMKRRSNNQREEASMHAVHLMPQEVPEGLIVPVTVGEEDKVIEHSSALPVKQEMADKEDCNLDLKVELNIRAECGESNALESNEETSTVAENITPPTSQTVPSSTDATIDLTCRPRAKRKSTKPVANPASMTPTLTAESPIKPEIQVIDDGEDDQPSQLPANLTTEETSPERLNNLGMDLAWMQERVTHLGAAYAVAQLGLGNSDSGHTSFQSQASGDSLEGPPTMIFPSSAHEMAAFAATFDLSAVVASSQNPPTLTQPTPPQATATSASTTNQRRSYRSSKEPVACNICGRVFPSAATLELHQRTHSGERPYTCPHCGKGFAQPNNLRVHLLIHTGERRYRCTLCGKSFISSSHLKRHRTVHTQEKPYSCARCGQSFSQMCSVRRHRQQSQCGL; this is translated from the exons ATGATGGCGGCGGACTGTGTTGGTTTCCAGGCTCAGATCGCATCCATCGTGGAGATTTTGGCTAATTCTGCCGTGGCCGAGATCTGTAAACTGGTGGAGGACGGATATGCAGCACTCCGGTCCCAGATGGAGCAGGAGCGGGAGGAAAGCGAGAAGGAGAACGATGCTCTGCGGCAAAAACTGCGCCAAATGGATGCGAAAGTGCGCAGCTACGAGCGGAAAATGAAGAGACGGAGCAACAACCAGCGAGAAGAAGCAAGCATGCACGCTGTTCATTTGATGCCACAAGAAG TGCCCGAAGGCCTGATTGTACCTGTCACTGTTGGAGAAGAGGACAAGGTGATTGAACACAGTTCAGCG CTTCCCGTAAAACAGGAAATGGCGGATAAAGAGGACTGTAACCTGGATCTGAAAGTTGAGCTGAACATCAGAGCAGAGTGTGGTGAGTCCAATG ctctggagtCTAATGAAGAAACCTCTACTGTAGCTGAAAACATCACTCCCCCCACTTCTCAAACTGTACCCTCTTCCACTGATGCCACCATAGACTTAACTTGCCGACCCCGAGCTAAGCGCAAATCCACTAAACCTGTCGCTAACCCTGCTAGTATGACCCCTACTCTGACTGCAGAAAGCCCTATTAAACCAGAAATTCAAGTCATTGACGATGGAGAGGATGATCAACCATCTCAACTTCCTGCTAATTTAACAACTGAGGAAACTAGCCCTGAGCGTTTGAACAATTTGGGAATGGATTTAGCCTGGATGCAAGAGCGCGTGACACATTTGGGAGCTGCATATGCGGTCGCTCAACTTGGATTGGGCAATTCTGATTCGGGCCACACCTCTTTCCAATCGCAAGCGAGCGGCGATAGCTTGGAAGGCCCTCCTACAATGATTTTCCCATCATCCGCGCATGAAATGGCTGCGTTTGCTGCTACTTTTGACTTGTCCGCAGTTGTAGCAAGCTCTCAAAACCCACCCACGTTAACACAACCCACTCCTCCTCAAGCCACGGCCACTTCTGCCTCGACAACCAATCAGAGGCGCTCTTATAGGAGTTCAAAAGAACCAGTCGCATGTAATATTTGCGGTAGAGTTTTTCCCAGTGCGGCAACATTGGAGTTACATCAACGTACACATTCAGGAGAGCGACCATACACCTGTCCACATTGTGGTAAAGGATTTGCCCAACCAAATAATCTGCGAGTCCATTTGCTAATTCACACCGGAGAGAGGAGGTACAGGTGCACACTTTGTGGTAAGAGTTTTATTTCGTCCAGTCACTTAAAGAGGCATCGCACGGTCCACACACAGGAGAAGCCGTACAGCTGTGCCAGATGTGGGCAGTCCTTCAGCCAGATGTGCAGCGTGAGGAGGCACCGGCAGCAGTCTCAGTGTGGACTCTAG